The genomic segment CCTTACAGGAAACAATGTCATCTCCTACAATGCATGTGCTACTCAGATGTTCTTTTTTGTAGTATTTGCTACTGTGGAAAATTTCCTGTTGGCctcaatggcctatgaccgctacgcAGCAGTGTGTAAACCCCTACATTACACCACCACCATGACTACAGAACTGTGTGCCCGTCTGGTTCTAGGTTCCTATGTTGGTGCTTTACTGAATGCCTCCATCCACATTGGAAACACCTTCAGTCTTTCTTTCTGTATGCCCAATGTGGTCCAGCACTTTTTCTGTGATCCTCCAGCTGTCATGGTTCTCTCTTGCTCTGATAGACATGTTAGTGAGATGGTTCTTATTTTTGCTGCAAGCTTCAATATCTTTTTTGCTCTTCTGGTTATCTTCCTTTCCTACCTGTTCATATTAATCACCATCCTAAAAATACACTCGGCTGAGGGATACCGGAAGGCCTTATCCACCTGTGGTTCCCACCTCACTGTAGTCTCCATACTCTATGGGACAGGCACCTTCATGTATCTACAGCCCAGCTCCAGTCATTCCATGAGCACAGACAAAATGGTGTCTGTGTTCTATACTATGGTCATCCCCTTGCTGAACCCTCTAATCTATAGCCTGAAGAACAAGGAGGTCAAGAGTGCATTCAGAAAGGTTGTTGAGATGGCAAAATTGTCTCTTGGCTTAGCCTTTTAATATTGTAGGATTCACAGCAATCAAGTTTCATTCTTGTTAGATTTCTCTGTGCAATGGTTCACATTTCAAAGCCCACACTGCACTTAGATTCCTAAGGTGGTATACTTTCCTCCTCAAAAGTTTGTTgcctagaaaaaaagaaaatattatgctCTGAAATGTAATACATAATGAGAATGGCTCAATGGGACTTAAGAATATTAGGGTTTTGATTTTCAAAAAACCTTTTTAATGGTATTTGATTTATTCACATGTTCTTTACCATACGCCAGTGCAAGCATATATGTCAAACAAGGCACACACAACTCCATGGATAGAAGCATATGCAAGGACCTTATTGTGCACTTACACACAAGAATAGGAGTTTGCTAATGAAGTCAGTAGAATGGCtagtttttaataaaagaaattaaaataaccaGTCAGGATATCAGAATACAAATTCGTgtctaaacttttttttctctagttgaaaaaaacaattttgagtCCAAAGTGAAGAAAAAGATGATATAGATTTCTTAATGAAGGTGTTTGCTTTCTGTTACTATAATTTACCTAGAGGTATCTAAGTATACtgaagccatggtggcacagtggttaaaagctacagctgctaaccaaaaggtcagcagtttgaaagcctattggaaaccctatggggcagtttactctatcctgtggagttgctatgagtcagaatcgactcaacagcaataggtttttttgttcTTATATAAG from the Loxodonta africana isolate mLoxAfr1 chromosome 7, mLoxAfr1.hap2, whole genome shotgun sequence genome contains:
- the LOC100664034 gene encoding olfactory receptor 5B3-like: MENSTEVILFILLGLSNTPELQVLFFMLFTLLYLISVLGNLGMIGLILLDSRLHTPMYFFLSNLSLVDICYSSTVTPTVLAGFLTGNNVISYNACATQMFFFVVFATVENFLLASMAYDRYAAVCKPLHYTTTMTTELCARLVLGSYVGALLNASIHIGNTFSLSFCMPNVVQHFFCDPPAVMVLSCSDRHVSEMVLIFAASFNIFFALLVIFLSYLFILITILKIHSAEGYRKALSTCGSHLTVVSILYGTGTFMYLQPSSSHSMSTDKMVSVFYTMVIPLLNPLIYSLKNKEVKSAFRKVVEMAKLSLGLAF